The sequence CTGCCGGCGCTGCTGGTGCTGAGCCTGGCGTTGATCAGCGAGCCCCTGCTGCTCTGGCTGGGCGGGGTGGCGCGATGACCTGGACGAGTTGGCTGCCCCTGGCGATCGTGCTCAGCTCGCTGCTGCCAGGGTTGCTGATCTTTACGCTTCGCGAGGATCAGCAGCGAACCCGTGTGACGCTCAACCTGCTCGGCGTAGGGATCAAACTGGTATTGGTGGGCGCGATGATCTATGGCGTCAGCCGTGGCCTGGCGTTTCGCTTCAGCCTGCCGTTCCTGCCCGGCGCGCCCCTGGTGTTGCAGGCCGATGCGCTGTCGCTGCTGTTCGTCGCGCTGTCATCGGTGCTGTGGATGGCCACTACGGTCTATGCCATCGGTTATCTGGAGCACTCCCCGCTGAGGTCGCGCTTCTTCGGCTATTTCAGCCTGTGTGTCAGCGCCACGGTGGGTCTGGCGCTGGCGGGCAATCTGGTCAGCTTCCTGCTGTTCTACGAAATGCTGACCCTGGCCACGTTCCCGCTGGTGGTCCATCGCGGCACGCCCGAAGCGCTGCGTGCCGGACGGGTTTACCTAGCGTATACCGTCGGCGGCGGCGCGCTGGTGCTGATGGGCGTAGCGTTGCTGCACGGCTTGGCCGGAGGGCAGGATTTCCAGCCGGGAGGCTACCTGCTGGACAAGGTCGGCGAGCAGGATCTGGCGCTGCGCGTCGCCTTCGTGCTGCTGGTGGCCGGGCTCGGGGTCAAGGCGGCGCTCATTCCCTTGCATGGCTGGTTACCCCAGGCGATGGTGGCGCCGGCGCCGGTCAGTGCATTGCTGCATGCGGTGGCGGTGGTGAAGGCCGGGGCCTTCGGTATCGTGCGGGTGGTTTATGACGTCTTCGGCGCCGAGGCACTATCCCGGCTGGATATGGCCATGCCGCTGCTGTGGCTGGCCGCGGCCACCATACTCTACGGCTCGTTGCGAGCCTTGCAGCAGCAGGAACTGAAAAAGCGCCTGGCCTACTCGACCATCAGCCAGGTGTCCTACGTGACCCTCGGGGTGGCGCTGCTCGGACCCATCGCCGCGGTCGGCGGTCTGGTGCATCTGGTGCACCAGGGGTTGATGAAAGTGACCCTGTTCTATTGCGCCGGCAACTTCGCCGAAACGCTTGGCATCCACCGTATCCGCGAGATGGATGGGGTGGGGCGGCGAATGCCGCTGACCATGACGGCATTCAGCATCGGCGCGCTGGGCATGATCGGCATCCCGCCGATTGCCGGGTTCGTCAGCAAGTGGGCGTTGGGCATGGGGGCTCTGGAAGTCGGCCAGGACTGGGTGTTGCTGGTGCTGATGGGGTCCGCGCTGCTCAACGCCGGTTATTTTTTACCGCTGCTGTGGCGGGGCTGGTTCGCCGAGCCAGCCGACTGGCACGAAGATAACTGGCGCGAGGAGCGCTGGGAAACCCACTGGATGCTGCTGATCCCGGCGCTGTTCACGGCGCTGCTGGCGGTGCTGGTAGGTCTGCTGGCCGGTACTGCGCTGAGTCCGCTCGGCTGGGCGCAACTGATTGTCGACCGGGAATTCGAGATATGAGCGCCTGGCTCTGGCTACTCGTCCCGTTGGCGCCTTTGTTGGCCGGCGTGTCGCTGCGCTGTTGCACGCGCGCGGTCGGCTGGCTCTGGTTGGGATGCCTGCCGGCGCTGGGCATGGTGATCTGGCCGATGCCGCCGCTGGAACTGCCGATGCTGTGGGAAGGCGTGCGCTGGGGTGCCGATGACGCGCTGACTCGCGCCTGGCTGGGCTTTACCGCGCTGTTGTGGGGATGCGCCGGGGTATTTGCCGGCAACAGCCAGCGGGACGATCCCAGGCGATTGCGCTTCTGGACGTTCTGGTCGCTGGCGCTGTCGGGCAACCTGCTGTTGATCATCGCCACCGACGCGCTGAGCTTCTACCTCGGCTTCAGTGCCATGAGCCTGGCCGCCTACGGCTTGATCGTGCATCAGGGCGGTCCGGGGCCCCGTCGCGCGGGGCGGCTCTATCTGCAGTTGGCAATCTGTGGCGAAATGGCCCTCCTGACCGCCCTGCTGCTGCGCAGTCATGCCGCTGACGGAGCCTTCGCTTTCGTCGCCTGGCAGGCATTGCCGATGGACGGCCTGACGTTGCTGCTGTTGCTGATCGGACTTGGCCTCAAGGCCGGCTTCTGGCCATTGCACGTGTGGCTGCCGCTGGCGCACCCGGCGGCGCCGGCGCCGGCCAGCGCGGTCCTGTCCGGGGCGATGCTCAAGGCGGGGTTCCTCGGTCTCTGGCGCTGCTTGCCGGAGAACGATCCGCTGCTGTCCGGCTGGGCTGAGGTCGCGCTCGCGGTGGGTATTTTCAGCGCGATCTACCCGGCTTTGCTGGGGCTGTTCACCGCCCAGGCCAAAGCGGCCCTGGCCTACTCCTCGGTCAGCCAGATGGGGTATCTGCTGATGCTGCTGGCGCTGGCCTGGCGGCATCCGCAGCAAGCGCAGGAGCTGACCGTCGTGCTGATGCTTTATGGCGTGCATCACGGACTGGCCAAGGGCGCGCTGTTTCTCGCCGCAGGGATGATCCATGCCGGTCGGCTGTCACGCGTGGGCTGGCTGCTGCTGAGCTTACCGGCCGCGGCAATCGCGGCTGCACCCTTGACCAGCGGCGGGGCGGTGAAGACGGCGCTCAAGGAAGTGTGGCAGGCCAGTGAGTTCGAGCGTTGGCTGGTCTGGCTGAGCGTCGCCAGCCTGACCACCGTGTTGTTGCTGATCCGGGCGTTGTGGTTGCTGTACCGGGATGCCGATGACGCGCCGAGCGCGCGACCGCCCCTGCCTCAATTGCTGCCCTGGGCATTGTTGAGCAGCCTGGCCGTGTTGTTGCCCTGGCTTTGGCCGACGCTGCGTGAGCCCATGCTCCAGGGCCTGTATCCCGGCGGCATCTGGGCAGGGCTATGGCCGCTTTTGCTGGCCCTTGCGCTGGCGGCGCTGGCGTTGCGCCTCGGCTGGCGTGTTCCGGCATGGATGGCAGCATTGCCAAACCCCGCGCTGGTCGTGTCGTTGCGGCTCAAGCGGCTACTGCAGCGACCGCCGCTGGCAGTACCGCGCGCCGGGCCGAACCCGTCACGGTGGCGCCAACGCGAACGTCGCTGGAATCGTTTGTGGGCCAGTGGCACGTTCGCCATAAGCGCCTGGTTATTGGTGGCTCTGCTGTGGTTGGGATGGTTTTGGTAAAGGGATCAGATATGGGGATGTAATGGCTGGCACTTTATTTGATCGGGTTATTTATTCAATGGTTGAACAGTGCAGCGACGATCGTTTGGTTAGTTGCGCTGTGATGATCGATACAACATCGAAGTGCGCCTTTTTCGCGGTGCTTGATCGGGCAATAAAAAAGGCGCCAACGGCGCCTTGAGTGAATCGGTTGTTTCATATCCGCCCTAGCTGGGTTCGGTCACTGCCGTTTTCCGCAAGACGCTGCCCCAGCGGCGTACGGTCGAAGCCATCGTCGGCGAGACGGTCGGCTTGCGGCGTAAGATCGAAGCCATCTTCCGCCAGTTGTTCGCCAAGTGGCGTCAAATCGAAACCATCTTCGGCCAGCCGCTCGCCCAGCGGGGTTCGTTCCGAGCCATTTTCAGCCAGGCCGTGGTCGGTCAGGATATGCTCACGCACAGTATCGCTACCCTGCGCTTCACCCAATAAGGGTTGTGGCTGGCTCGGCGGAACGGCGAAAGCGGAACCGGTGAGTCCGGTCAGCAGGAGCGTTGCGATCAGCTTTTTCATAGGTCTGTCCTCGGTAGGAGTGGTACGGAACCTATGCTAAGTACGAACGCTGGTTGAACAAATGCGAACGTATCAATAGTGCTAATCGACAAAGGTGATAGGGCAAACTAGCCACTAAGACCTAACTGAATAGCCAATAAAATAAGCCGATAAGTCCGATATATTTATTCGATGAAATATCGCGGGCCAGCTCCAAGCGAGCAGGCCGGGTCTGGCGATGTAGCAGCCGGGCGGCGGGTGAATGCAGACCGTCAGGGCAGCGCTTTTTCCGAATAGGTACGCGTGGGCAGCCCCAACTGAGAGCGGAAGCTTTCCATGTCGAACATGGTGCAGATTTCACGGATCTGCCCGCTCGGCGTCAGTGTCCAGAATGCCATGGCTGAAATGCTCAGCACCTTGTCGCTGGGCGGATAGCCCAGAGCGGCGTTCTCGATGGTGCCGATCAATGTGCTCCAGGTAACCACCTTGTCGCCTTCGGCAACGCATTCTTCGATGACCACTTCGAGATCAGGCATGGCGGTGCGAATCTGCATGATCATCCCGACAAACTCGGCGCTGGTCATGGGGCGACCGACGAACGAACTCTTGTAGAGAAAATCCTTGCTATGCAGCTGCTCGGCCAGCGCGAGGTGGCCGCGGTTCCAGCTCAGTTCGACGTGTTTGCGAACCAGCCT is a genomic window of Stutzerimonas stutzeri containing:
- a CDS encoding complex I subunit 5 family protein translates to MTWTSWLPLAIVLSSLLPGLLIFTLREDQQRTRVTLNLLGVGIKLVLVGAMIYGVSRGLAFRFSLPFLPGAPLVLQADALSLLFVALSSVLWMATTVYAIGYLEHSPLRSRFFGYFSLCVSATVGLALAGNLVSFLLFYEMLTLATFPLVVHRGTPEALRAGRVYLAYTVGGGALVLMGVALLHGLAGGQDFQPGGYLLDKVGEQDLALRVAFVLLVAGLGVKAALIPLHGWLPQAMVAPAPVSALLHAVAVVKAGAFGIVRVVYDVFGAEALSRLDMAMPLLWLAAATILYGSLRALQQQELKKRLAYSTISQVSYVTLGVALLGPIAAVGGLVHLVHQGLMKVTLFYCAGNFAETLGIHRIREMDGVGRRMPLTMTAFSIGALGMIGIPPIAGFVSKWALGMGALEVGQDWVLLVLMGSALLNAGYFLPLLWRGWFAEPADWHEDNWREERWETHWMLLIPALFTALLAVLVGLLAGTALSPLGWAQLIVDREFEI
- a CDS encoding complex I subunit 5 family protein, whose product is MSAWLWLLVPLAPLLAGVSLRCCTRAVGWLWLGCLPALGMVIWPMPPLELPMLWEGVRWGADDALTRAWLGFTALLWGCAGVFAGNSQRDDPRRLRFWTFWSLALSGNLLLIIATDALSFYLGFSAMSLAAYGLIVHQGGPGPRRAGRLYLQLAICGEMALLTALLLRSHAADGAFAFVAWQALPMDGLTLLLLLIGLGLKAGFWPLHVWLPLAHPAAPAPASAVLSGAMLKAGFLGLWRCLPENDPLLSGWAEVALAVGIFSAIYPALLGLFTAQAKAALAYSSVSQMGYLLMLLALAWRHPQQAQELTVVLMLYGVHHGLAKGALFLAAGMIHAGRLSRVGWLLLSLPAAAIAAAPLTSGGAVKTALKEVWQASEFERWLVWLSVASLTTVLLLIRALWLLYRDADDAPSARPPLPQLLPWALLSSLAVLLPWLWPTLREPMLQGLYPGGIWAGLWPLLLALALAALALRLGWRVPAWMAALPNPALVVSLRLKRLLQRPPLAVPRAGPNPSRWRQRERRWNRLWASGTFAISAWLLVALLWLGWFW
- a CDS encoding ketosteroid isomerase-related protein; its protein translation is MSVDENKRLVRKHVELSWNRGHLALAEQLHSKDFLYKSSFVGRPMTSAEFVGMIMQIRTAMPDLEVVIEECVAEGDKVVTWSTLIGTIENAALGYPPSDKVLSISAMAFWTLTPSGQIREICTMFDMESFRSQLGLPTRTYSEKALP